Below is a genomic region from Methanolobus sediminis.
CTCCTCTTATTACTCCAGATACTGATGTGCGAGAAGCTGCAAAACTTCTTCTTCAGGCAAGGCAGCACCGCTGTGCAGTTGTAAGATCCTCAACTGACAGAACCATTATGGGTATAATAAGCGATAAGAACATACTGAGGAATGCTCACATATCAAAAATGGAGCCGAAAGCAGTAGCTGATGTCATGAATACCAGGATTATAACAGCTTATCCTGATGACAGCATTGCAAAGATATGGGGTAACATGCTTGAATGGGATTACACTGGAATTCCTGTAATATCACACGAGGATGAGGTAATGGGAATCATCACAAGAGGTGCGATACTGAAGGCCGGTTTTGCCCGAACCATCGACCATTCGAGCGAAGCCCACGACAGCGTGGCTGTGGACTCTCCAAAGGTGGAAAAACTGATGATAACTCCGCTTTACTCGATAAGTCCCGGAATAACGGTGTCCAAGGCGATCGAAGCCCTTATCGATTATGATATTGGGCGCATATGCGTCACAAAGGATAAGTGTCTTGTGGGCATGGTGGACAGGTTCTCTCTCCTTAAAGAATGCCTTCAACACCCATGTTTTGACTGAGTCTCTTGTGAACGTTTCATAACAAAGGGCAGTTTTGCCCTTCTCTTTCTCTTCTCTGTCCGATAGTGTCGATGGGATATACATGTTCGACCTGGATGACGGAATGAGATGCTTGTCCCTTTCGGGGAGCTGGATATGTTGTCAATATTCCTTTTTAAAATCCATACAAAAGATGCTCTTCTTCACTCTGAAAATATAAAGGACAAGTACATATAGTCGTGAGGTCCTCCTTATTAATTATGGAGAATCGCGGCTTTGAAGACCTATGTTAATACTCTTTATCCGGGAGACTATTTCAGGGACTGGCTCGTCTGGATACTTGGTGACAGGATACGCAATAAGAACTGTGCAGTTGACGTATTCAAGTATTCCCCATCCTCGCATACTGTTTGCAGATATAAGTTCAGGGATGAGCATTACAGTGTGATTGCGAAATTCTTCGGTGAACCATGTGGTAAGATGAAAAGGTACAATGCTTATGAGGCAATGACAAATGAATTCAATAACCTCAAAAGAGTGGAACAATTCATCAATGTTGCAAGACCAATAGCCATAAACAGCGACATGAATTATGTACTTGTGACGGAATACATATCAGGTAAGTCCCTTTTCACCTATATGGAAAGTGAAAAGCATCTTTATGACCGTTTGACATCAGTTGCACATATGCTTCGCAGGCTCCATGACAATACTGAAGGGTATTACAACAAGGAACGTGAATTTGCGAATTTTCATCATGTGCTCGACCAGCTTCGTCTGGACCATTCCACAAGGCAGCGTTTCAATGAACTACTGGGAAAATGGTGGCACAGCTCCCTTATAGATCGATATTCAGGATGCATGGTACACAGGGACGCAACGCCATGTAATTATATATTCAGGCATGGAGTACCTTATGCCCTGGATTTTGAAAGTTCCTGGGAGAACGGCAATGCTGTAAGGGACCTTGGGATAATGTGCTCGGAACTGAAGAATTATTTTGAACTCAATAAAGGGTCGGGAAACAATGCAGAGCCATATATCGGTCATTTCCTCTGGCATTATAGCAGGAATGAAGAGGATTTTCATTATGTGACACGTACCCTTCCTTTCTTCATGAGCCTGGGCCTGCTGAGGTCTGCAAGGTTGCATCGCCGTTATCCTCATTACAACTATCTTTTAAAGGAGGCCTTAGAATGTCTGAAAGCCCTCAAGTAAAGGGAATGGTATTCGATTGTTACCACACATTAATCAATATCATCACGGATGAAAACAGTTTTGATACGTACGATACGGTGAGCAAGTGGCTGAAGTATGAAGGCGTGGTCATTGATGCTCTCAGACTGAAAGATGAATACAAAAACAGGGCAGTAGCCATGGCAGAAAGTTCAGGTGAGGCTTACCCGGAAATTAAAGTTGAGAAGGTCTTTGAGTCCATATGCAGGGATTTTTCGATATGGGATATCGATGAGGAAGAACTGGCAGTAGCAGCTTCCCGTCTTTTCAGGTCGGCTTCTTTACGCAAACTGGAAGCATACAACCAAAGTATTATGCTGCTGGAGAAATACCAGGATATTCCAAAATGCATAGTTTCCAACGGACAGCGCGTATTTTCAGAGCCCGAACTGCGTTTTCTGGGTTTTCATCAGTATTTTGACCATATTATCTTCTCATCAGACCTTGGTTATAAAAAACCTGATAAACGTCTCTTTGAGAAAGCTCTGGAACTTCTGGGGCTTGAAGCCAGTGAAGTGATATCAATTGGTGATACTCCCAAAAATGACATTATACCTCCACTGGAACTTGGAATGCAGGCAATGCATATACAAGATGCATGGAATGAAGTGTGGGGCGAGGAAGATTCCATGCCTGAAGAAAATGAATATGAGGACGATTGATCCGTCTTATTTTTCCCGTATCCTGCAATCATCTTTGCACATGTTTCTGATAAATTTCTCCACAAAATCGTAATTTTCAAGTGTTCAGAACACAATACTCTTTTCAGCAAATCCTGCTTTCAGGGCAATTGTCTTAGATTTAGGATAAAAGGTAATTTTGGATATATTCTTCCATTTCAATTCCTGGTTCTGATGCGAAGCTGCCAAGAATCCTGTGCCAGACACAGTTGGATTTCCGGGAAGTAGTCTCGCGAATATGAGCAGGAAATTGATTTTACTGTTGTTTGCTTTCTGTTTCTCTCTGGTGATGGTACTTACTGATTCGCTGTCAAGATTTTAGGATAGCCTGTATTTGTTGCCGTAATCTGCAATAATAAATAGTGCTGTAAACAGGAACAATATCCCTATCAACATAAGTGCATAATTCATATCTCTTAAATTGCCGCTTGTGGAATATGCGCTTCCACTAAGGATTGATGGAAGTATGGTAAGTGCTACAATAGCTGCTGTGATCAGTGTGGCAATTCCAAGCACTCTCAGTAGCTCATTGAGAATGAACCTGTTAGTTAGTATTGAAACATCAATGTCCCATTCTATCTTTTTCTGGGAACTCTTTTTTAATTCAGCCTCTACCAATATAATTGTTAAACTTATTTCCAGCATCCGGACTGTTGGATTCCCTG
It encodes:
- a CDS encoding HAD family hydrolase, with amino-acid sequence MSESPQVKGMVFDCYHTLINIITDENSFDTYDTVSKWLKYEGVVIDALRLKDEYKNRAVAMAESSGEAYPEIKVEKVFESICRDFSIWDIDEEELAVAASRLFRSASLRKLEAYNQSIMLLEKYQDIPKCIVSNGQRVFSEPELRFLGFHQYFDHIIFSSDLGYKKPDKRLFEKALELLGLEASEVISIGDTPKNDIIPPLELGMQAMHIQDAWNEVWGEEDSMPEENEYEDD
- a CDS encoding phosphotransferase, with amino-acid sequence MKTYVNTLYPGDYFRDWLVWILGDRIRNKNCAVDVFKYSPSSHTVCRYKFRDEHYSVIAKFFGEPCGKMKRYNAYEAMTNEFNNLKRVEQFINVARPIAINSDMNYVLVTEYISGKSLFTYMESEKHLYDRLTSVAHMLRRLHDNTEGYYNKEREFANFHHVLDQLRLDHSTRQRFNELLGKWWHSSLIDRYSGCMVHRDATPCNYIFRHGVPYALDFESSWENGNAVRDLGIMCSELKNYFELNKGSGNNAEPYIGHFLWHYSRNEEDFHYVTRTLPFFMSLGLLRSARLHRRYPHYNYLLKEALECLKALK
- a CDS encoding CBS domain-containing protein, which encodes MKVGDIMTTDPVCVKESDLMTHARQVLRDNNLHGLPVLNGNGSVLGMLDDQDILRVKSNKSDVTVGGYIRETPLITPDTDVREAAKLLLQARQHRCAVVRSSTDRTIMGIISDKNILRNAHISKMEPKAVADVMNTRIITAYPDDSIAKIWGNMLEWDYTGIPVISHEDEVMGIITRGAILKAGFARTIDHSSEAHDSVAVDSPKVEKLMITPLYSISPGITVSKAIEALIDYDIGRICVTKDKCLVGMVDRFSLLKECLQHPCFD